One window of the Etheostoma spectabile isolate EspeVRDwgs_2016 chromosome 16, UIUC_Espe_1.0, whole genome shotgun sequence genome contains the following:
- the LOC116704718 gene encoding zinc finger FYVE domain-containing protein 16, producing MDSFFKAAVCDLDKLLDDFELNTEELECKSVFLKPPVYPFSSLGSQCLSSQASTVPPNLPDLNSLHYGSATSCPDRSSSQSRGADDREVKGQPLTGVDLLSSVDRRPAQSSAPPCPDRTLKPVCDLVNDTSSAILVRANSHDAFSEMDMVEKQMEEEVEKEEEEEEELLLVDFDSPVIAVRGDELGRPSQSSGCGAAKDDQASAGTDELLGLDSHEYSASLSLLDVILSAAVERSCESADDSLPPSTVELVEKEERDGEEAVCTNQVLGNSLDHCEGAALPADSIKETTTSTSENKEDGLQDASDQREEESPVGLKSAASESEAVGLSCLPLAVSMCGALVNTEMMEEESGRATEQCDEAVDVSESTEADLSLSAAEAREDRSCLEERVTDSRVSSEGQRLTLEPAAPPLALSSADLASCERPEPSPVDPPEFGFEYLPESDQAELLVTDEELDAFLQAHTEAEQGRGVSYCSSSRDFTQPESLSESLGDLEGRLVGEELRSCGRGRQEDLEGLASPESDRTMCVSVEGRFNPGAPSQDSCRPPCQEESELSAAERHSLTSNTFQSQHNISPDQPPSYGGARPKQLHCHIARSPPAGDEGEEQAQTLGTAENEEEGSPTSLTEEHCNIRDLSPMCASQEHQDYSPGYDELSEPPPYPGDSPTDGARPVNWKREGAEELGSRQPAWVPDSEAPNCMNCYQRFTFTKRRHHCRACGKVYCAVCCNRKCKLKYLEKEARVCVVCFDTIHRAQALERMMSPAGPSPNPNVPSEYCSTIPPLQQARAAGTLNSPPPTVMVPVSVLKHPNNDSCPREHKRVWFADGILPNGEVADTTKLSVTSRRSSQEFSAVSPDQTTPGSEVGVGGSSAPEASVAAEVVRPPVSGPWDYALLSGIGTSVKRVPSLLPDNDDELPPLLITTGEEEAGDVLVEESPAPCQILHLLEEGGPRPLTFVLNANLLVNVKLVSYSSRQCWCFGSNGLQALGQRELVFLLECLPEEKTLPKDLFTLYLNIYQEAQKGKFVEELDNVTFTSSFLGSKDHAGMLFFSPTCQPLDGLTLPPQPFMFGLLVQKLEVPWAKVFPLRLLLRLGAEYNVYPTTLTSVRFRDSVYRETGHTIMNLLADLRNYQYSLSVVEGLRIHMEMGHSYIDIPKCSFNEMQKVVNASNEHVISIGARFSSEADSHLVCFQNEEGSYQTQANSKPGETRTGESHRFLPLMILCSRASGVDGRPLDGVRSVRMQQDTEFESDGRTIRCTEVFFQPRAPDCSVVPVLSSCSGFQKEMALAACSALTPHLAVLASSGINSLSLRISTQADMVEYQAGSGGRLLPQRYMNELDGALIPVIHGGSASVPQTAMDMEFIFYITHTI from the exons ATGGACAGCTTCTTCAAGGCAGCTGTATGTGATCTGGACAAACTGCTCGATGACTTTGAACTCAACACCG AGGAACTTGAGTGCAAATCTGTTTTCCTGAAGCCTCCTGTGTACCCCTTCTCCTCACTGGGCTCCCAGTGTTTGTCCTCCCAGGCGTCCACTGTCCCACCAAACCTCCCTGACCTTAACTCGCTTCATTATGGTTCTGCCACCAGCTGTCCCGACCGCTCCAGCAGTCAAAGCCGCGGCGCAGACGACcgagaggtcaaaggtcaacctCTCACGGGGGTGGACCTCCTCTCCTCTGTGGATCGCAGGCCGGCTCAGAGCTCCGCCCCTCCCTGCCCCGACCGAACTCTGAAGCCGGTGTGCGACCTCGTGAACGACACGAGCTCGGCCATCCTGGTCAGAGCCAACAGCCACGATGCGTTCAGCGAGATGGACATGGTGGAGAAGCAAAtggaggaggaagtggagaaagaggaggaggaggaggaggagttgcTGCTCGTGGACTTTGACAGCCCTGTGATCGCCGTACGCGGAGATGAGCTAGGACGGCCAAGCCAAAGCTCCGGTTGCGGAGCCGCCAAGGACGACCAGGCCTCTGCAGGGACAGACGAGCTGCTGGGTTTAGACTCCCATGAATACTCTGCATCGCTCAGTCTGCTGGACGTCATTCTTTCCGCTGCGGTGGAGAGGAGCTGCGAGTCCGCGGACGATTCGCTGCCCCCAAGCACCGTTGAGTTGGTGGAGAAAGAGGAGCGGGACGGTGAGGAGGCGGTTTGCACAAACCAGGTGCTAGGTAACTCTTTAGACCACTGTGAAGGGGCCGCTCTGCCAGCAGATAGCattaaagaaacaacaacatcaacctCAGAGAATAAAGAGGACGGGCTGCAAGACGCCTCTGATCAACGCGAGGAAGAGTCTCCCGTTGGTTTAAAGTCGGCGGCTTCAGAGAGCGAAGCAGTGGGCTTATCCTGCCTGCCGCTAGCTGTGTCCATGTGTGGAGCTCTGGTGAACACGGAGATGATGGAGGAGGAGTCGGGGCGAGCCACAGAGCAGTGCGATGAGGCAGTAGATGTCTCTGAGAGCACAGAGGCAGACCTGTCCCTGTCAGCTGCAGAAGCCAGGGAGGACAGGTCCTGTTTAGAGGAACGCGTTACAGACAGCAGGGTGTCATCGGAGGGGCAGCGTCTCACTCTTGAacctgctgccccccccctcgCCCTTTCTTCTGCAGACCTCGCCTCCTGCGAACGCCCGGAGCCCAGCCCAGTCGATCCACCCGAGTTTGGCTTTGAATATCTGCCTGAGAGCGACCAGGCCGAGCTGCTGGTCACGGACGAGGAGTTGGACGCGTTCCTGCAGGCGCACACGGAAGCAGAGCAAGGTAGAGGTGTCTCGTATTGCAGCAGCTCCCGGGATTTCACTCAGCCGGAGAGTCTCTCGGAGTCTCTCGGGGATCTGGAGGGCAGGCTTGTGGGAGAAGAGCTGCGGAGCTGTGGTCGAGGTAGACAAGAGGATCTAGAGGGTCTGGCTTCTCCAGAAAGCGACAGAACAATGTGTGTGTCCGTAGAAGGACGTTTTAACCCTGGTGCGCCGTCACAGGACTCTTGCAGACCTCCTTGCCAAGAAGAGTCAGAACTCTCCGCTGCGGAAAGACATTCTTTGACCAGCAACACTTTCCAGTCCCAGCACAACATTAGCCCCGATCAGCCGCCCTCCTATGGAGGCGCAAGACCTAAACAGCTACACTGCCACATTGCTAGATCTCCGCCAGCAGGGGACGAAGGAGAGGAGCAGGCTCAGACGCTCGGTACGGCGGAGAATGAAGAAGAAGGTTCACCCACAAGTCTTACAGAGGAGCATTGCAACATTAGGGATTTGAGCCCTATGTGCGCCTCTCAGGAGCATCAGGATTACAGCCCAGGGTATGATGAACTCTCAGAGCCCCCACCTTACCCCGGGGACTCACCCACAGATGGTGCCCGGCCTGTGAactggaagagagagggagcggaGGAGCTGGGGAGCAGACAGCCTGCCTGGGTACCAGACTCTGAAGCTCCCAACTGTATGAACTGCTACCAGAGGTTCACTTTCACCAAGAGGCGGCATCACTGTCGAGCCTGCGGGAAG GTGTACTGTGCTGTGTGCTGCAACAGGAAGTGTAAGCTGAAATACCTGGAGAAAGAGGCCCGTGTGTGTGTCGTCTGCTTTGATACCATACACAGAG CCCAGGCCCTGGAGCGGATGATGAGTCCTGCTGGTCCCAGTCCGAACCCCAACGTCCCGTCTGAGTACTGCAGCACCATCCCCCCCCTGCAGCAGGCTCGAGCCGCCGGCACGCTCAACTCCCCTCCGCCGACCGTCATGGTGCCTGTGTCCGTTCTCAAACACCCAAACAACGACA GTTGTCCTCGGGAACATAAGCGCGTGTGGTTCGCTGACGGCATCTTGCCCAACGGAGAAGTCGCAGACACCACCAAGCTGTCGGTGACGAGCCGCCGGAGCTCCCAGGAGTTCAGTGCCGTCTCTCCGGACCAAACGACA CCTGGGTCAGAGGTCGGAGTCGGTGGCTCCTCGGCCCCGGAAGCTTCTGTTGCTGCGGAGGTGGTCCGACCTCCGGTGTCCGGACCCTGGGACTATGCCCTGCTCTCTGGAATCGGTACTTCAGTGAAGAGGGTTCCCAGCCTGCTGCCAGATAACGATGATGAGCTCCCTCCTCTGCTTATCACCACTGGAGAGGAGGAAGCGGGag ATGTTCTGGTGGAGGAGAGCCCGGCCCCGTGCCAGATTCTGCACTTATTAGAGGAAGGTGGACCTCGACCGCTGACATTTGTTCTCAACGCCAACCTGCTGGTCAATGTCAAACTAGTTTCCT ACTCCTCTCGGCAGTGTTGGTGTTTTGGCTCAAACGGGCTGCAGGCTCTGGGACAAAGAGAGCTGGTGTTTTTGTTGGAGTGTTTACCAGAAGAAAAAACTCTTCCAAAAGACCTCTTCACACTCTATCTCAACATTTACCAAGAAGCCCAAAAAG GGAAGTTTGTGGAGGAGCTGGATAATGTGACATTCACAAGCAGTTTCTTGGGCAGTAAGGACCACGCTGGGatgctcttcttctctccaaCCTGTCAGCCTCTAGATGGCCTCACGCTCCCACCTCAGCCTTTCATGTTTGGATTACTCGTCCAGAAGCTGGAGGTGCCCTGGGCCAAAGTCTTTCCACTCCGACTGCTCCTACGGCTTGGCGCCGAATACAATG TTTATCCCACTACGCTGACAAGTGTCCGTTTTCGGGACTCTGTGTATCGAGAGACGGGACACACCATAATGAATCTGCTGGCT GACCTGAGGAACTACCAGTACAGTCTGTCAGTTGTGGAGGGTTTGAGGATCCACATGGAGATGGGTCACAGCTACATCGACATCCCTAAATGTAGCTTCAATGAG ATGCAGAAGGTGGTGAACGCGTCCAACGAGCACGTCATCAGCATCGGAGCCCGTTTCAGCTCGGAGGCCGACTCTCACCTGGTGTGTTTCCAGAACGAGGAGGGAAGCTATCAGACGCAGGCCAACAGCAAGCCTGGGGAGACCCGCACAGGTGAGAGCCACCG TTTTCTCCCTTTAATGATCCTCTGCAGCAGAGCCAGCGGGGTCGATGGCAGACCTCTGGACGGAGTCCGCAGTGTGAGGATGCAGCAGGACACGGAGTTTGAGTCGGACGGACGCACCATCAGATGCACAGAG GTCTTCTTCCAGCCCCGGGCCCCGGACTGCAGCGTGGTGCCGGTGCTGTCGTCCTGCAGCGGGTTCCAGAAGGAGATGGCTCTGGCCGCCTGCAGCGCTCTGACGCCGCACCTCGCTGTCCTCGCGTCCAGCGGCATCAACTCGCTCTCGCTTCGCATCTCTACACAGGCTGACATG GTGGAGTACCAGGCCGGCTCCGGAGGCAGGCTCCTCCCCCAGCGCTACATGAACGAGCTGGACGGCGCTCTGATCCCCGTCATCCATGGAGGTAGCGCGAGTGTACCACAGACAGCCATGGACATGGAGTTCATCttctacatcacacacaccatctaa